A segment of the Candidatus Neomarinimicrobiota bacterium genome:
TGACGGATTATCTCAATTCGACGGTTCACCGAATGCTATAGCTAACGAACAGAACGGTTACACGGTGGGTGAGTTAAGTCATATTACTGTGGACAGTACCGGAGTCATTTCGGGAGTCTATACCAACGGTGTAGCTCAGAAATTAGCGCAGGTGGTGCTTGCCACGTTTAACAACCCGACAGGTCTGGTGAGAGTCGGAGACAACCTTTACGATGTCTCCGGTAACTCCGGACAAGCCGTTGTAGGCGAAGCAGGCTCTACGATTCAATCCACGATAACTTCAGGAGCTCTCGAGCTCTCAAACGTGGATCTGGTGGAAGAATTTACGAAGATGATCATCGCTCAGCGTGGATTCCAGGCTAACGCCCGGGTGACTACGGTGAGTGACAGGATTCTCGAGGAAGTAGTAAGACTCAAACAGTAATCCTAGGGTGAACGCAGGGGCAGGTTAACACCTGCCCCTCATCCTGCTCTAGGAAGGAGCAGACTACAGGCATATGGATATTGCCACACTGATCGGAATATTTTCGGGTATAGCGCTCGTACTTTTAGCTGTAATCCGAGGCACATCGCCGGCCACTTTTTTTGATGTCAACTCATTGATCATTGTTATCGGTGGAACCGCAGCAGCAACGTTTACGAATTTTCCTCTTAAGGACGTATTCAGCCTATTCGGAGTCGTTCGAAAAGCGTTTTTTAATAAAGCGCCTGTCTTCCAGATAAAACTTGAAAGAATAGTTGAGCTTGCCAAGAGGGCACGCAGGGAAGGGATACTTGCTCTCGAATCGGAGATGGAATCGGAGGAGGAGGAATTTCTGGTAAAAGGTATTCAGCTGGCTGTGGACGGAACGGAGCCCGAAATGATAAAATCTGTTTTAGGCGCGGAGTTATCAAATATAGAAGAACGGCATTCACTCGGTGCAAGTATCTTCAAAGCGATGGGCGCATACGCTCCGGCACTCGGAATGATCGGAACTCTTATCGGTCTGATACAGATGTTAAGTTCCTTGGAAGACCCTACTCAGATAGGTACCGGTATGGCTGTGGCTCTCGTAACGACGTTTTACGGCGCTGTGTTGGCAAATCTCATGTTTCTGCCGATAGCGGGGAAGCTCGAGACTCTTTCTACCCAGGAGATGCT
Coding sequences within it:
- a CDS encoding MotA/TolQ/ExbB proton channel family protein gives rise to the protein MDIATLIGIFSGIALVLLAVIRGTSPATFFDVNSLIIVIGGTAAATFTNFPLKDVFSLFGVVRKAFFNKAPVFQIKLERIVELAKRARREGILALESEMESEEEEFLVKGIQLAVDGTEPEMIKSVLGAELSNIEERHSLGASIFKAMGAYAPALGMIGTLIGLIQMLSSLEDPTQIGTGMAVALVTTFYGAVLANLMFLPIAGKLETLSTQEMLQMEMILEGILSIQQGDNPRMIEEKLISFVPPKFRKMALDSVAEKE